CAGAGCTTGTACCGGATGCTGTCGACCAGGGCCTGCCAGGAGGCTTCGATGATGTTGTGCGAGACACCGACGGTCCCCCACTCGGTTTCCTTGTCCCCGGACCGTATCAAGACCCGTACCGAGGAACCGGTCCCTCCCGCGCTGATGACCCGAACCTTGTAATCGAGCAGCTCCACCTCGGAGAGTTCCGGGTAAAACTTCTCGAGCGCC
This sequence is a window from Candidatus Deferrimicrobiaceae bacterium. Protein-coding genes within it:
- a CDS encoding alpha-isopropylmalate synthase regulatory domain-containing protein; translated protein: ALEKFYPELSEVELLDYKVRVISAGGTGSSVRVLIRSGDKETEWGTVGVSHNIIEASWQALVDSIRYKLWKSRGVIPGEQA